The Deltaproteobacteria bacterium genomic interval AAATGCTCAATTAAGCTTCGATGTGAGCGAAAACATCGTTGCACCCTTGATCAATACGGGTGCTCGCCCTCGTATGGCGATTCTTCGCGAGCAAGGCGTTAACGGTCAAAATGAAATGGCGGCCGCATTTCATAAAGCAGGGTTTGAATCTGTTGATGTTCATATGAGTGATATCCTTAGCGGAGCCGTCACGCTTGAGGATTTCAAGGGCTTGGTCGCTTGCGGCGGTTTCTCATACGGTGATGTTCTTGGAGCCGGTGAAGGCTGGGCCAAATCAATTCTCTTTCACCAGCAAACCCGAGAACGGTTTACCAAATTCTTCGAACGCAGTGACACCTTCTCTCTCGGTGTCTGTAATGGCTGCCAGATGATGTCGAACCTTAAGACGATTATTCCTGGTGCAGAGCAATGGCCACGATTTGTTCGCAACCAAAGTGAGCAGTTTGAAGCCCGAGCGGTCATGGTTGAAATCCTAGAATCCAGTTCAATTTTTCTTCAAGGGATGAACGGCTCGAAACTCCCCATCGCTGTAGCGCACGGCGAAGGCCGGGCAGAAATTCCGGAAGGCAGCAATCCGAGCTCACTCTTTGAGAAGAGCCTTGTAACGATGCGTTATGTAGATAACCGCGGGCAAAGCACTCAAATGTACCCATTGAACCCGAATGGCTCGCCAATGGGGATTACTGGACTATCCTCTAGCGATGGACGAGCAATGGTGATGATGCCCCACCCTGAACGGGTCTACAGAACCGTGCAGAACTCCTGGCACCCGGATGCTTGGGGTGAAGACAGCCCTTGGCTACGAATGTTTCAAAATGCCCGTAAATGGGTTGGTTAAGCAGCTCTTACAAGCACTCTAAAGATCTGGGGCAACTTCGCTGTCTAGAAACTCTTTGAGAGCCTTGCCCTCATCGGAACGAATGCCATCTTTAAAAGCCAGTGCGATTAACGTTCCTTCGACCCAAATGACACGCGCCCGCAAGACGAGTTCTTTCCGGTCTAATAAGAGCGTCACATTCCCGTGAGCTCCATCGGCGGACTTAAGCGTTTCCGCGTCGAGTTCCGCTTCAAACCGGACGCCACCGCTACTGATATCTTGAGTTTGCCCCACCATGACAAGGGCGCCTACGTTAACTTTACAAGCTACTTTTCTGCGAATTCTTGCGCTGATTCTTCGCTCGCTGCCGGTCCACTTTGCCATGGATCTCCCCTATCTGGTCGAATACTAATTTGTCATACAACGGTACCCGAGTATGGCTCATTTCCCGAGGCATTGACAAGAGCCAGCCAGTTTCCTATCGCCCGACCATGGTCCACGATAGCCTCATCGCTGACACGTCAGCCCGGTCCGCTCAAGTCGGAACCATTGCTTACCTGAACAGGTTCAGTGGCCTCTAAATTGTCCCTGCTAAGCCCCATTCGATTAAACTAAAAACGACCCCCTTAATGGAGAATCATTATGAAGACCATCGTCCTCGGAGCAGGATTGGTAGGTGGCCCCATGTCACTCGACCTCGAACAAGACCCAAGCCTCAAAGTAACCGTCGCAGATCTTAATGAAGCTGCGCTTCGCAGCCTCAAAGAGCAAGCACCCAACTTGCAAACTGAAGTTGTAGATTTAAGTCAGACTAAAAATGTGAAGTCACTTATCCAAGACTACGATTTAGTTCTTAATGCCGTGCCCGGCTTTATGGGTTACCAGACTCTCAAAGCTATCATTGAGTCCGGTAAGAACGTCGTAGACATCGCTTTCTGTCCTGAGAACACCCTTGAGCTCGATGAGCTGGCCAAGAAAAACAATGTTACAGCGATTGTCGACTGTGGGGTCGCTCCTGGTATGAGCAACATTCTTACCGGCTATGTCTACTACCAAATGGATAAAACCGATGTCGCTTTGACCTATGTTGGCGGACTCCCGAAAGTGCGTAGCTGGCCTTATGAGTATAAAGCGGTCTTTTCCCCCATTGATGTTATCGAAGAGTACACGAGACCGGCGCGCTACGTCGAAAATGGACAGCACGTTGTTCGTCCAGCACTTAGCGATGCAGAACTCCTCAATTTTCCAGGAATAGGAACACTCGAAGCCTTTAACAGCGATGGGTTACGTACTCTAGCCGACACCCTTGATGTACCCAATATGAAGGAAAAGACGCTGCGCTACATCGGACACATCGAGAAAATGGCAGTTCTACGAGACAGCGGATTTTTTGGTACTGAAGAAATTCAGGTCGGAGATGTATCCATTCGGCCGATGGATCTTACCTCCAAGCTACTTTTCAAATCCTGGAAACTAGAAAAGGGTGAAGCCGATGTCACTGTGATGCAGGTTATCGTTGAAGGTACTCAAAACGGTAAACAACTGCGTTATACCTACGACCTCTTAGATGAATACGATGCGAAAACAAGTGTTCATTCGATGGCTCGTACCACAGGTTACACCGCCACAATGGCATTACGTCTATTGAGCCGAGGCCTCTACAGCGAAAAAGGAATCATCGCTCCTGAATTTATCGGCAAAGATAAAGCATGTGTCGACTTCATGCTTGCTGGCCTGGCGGAACGCGGAGTTCATTATAAAGAAACAATTGATGAGATTTAAATAAAACGCGGCGGGCCTAAAACCCGTCGCTTATCTCTCTCCTACGACTCTTTTTCCCTCAGAGCGTCCAACTCGCGCAATAATATTTTTTGAATCGCTTCGGTCATTTTCTCAAAGCTTACACCAAGCTCGACCTGTTTTTCCTCGCGTACCCACATCACCCGAGCCTCCGACTCTACAAACCCCCAAGCCGTTGCGAATGTTATCTGGCACAACACTCCGGGAGAGACCTGCTCGATCGGGATATTGCCGGTTAATCTAACGCGGGCCCCGGCAGAGGAAACATCAGAGATTTGTGCAGCGTGTTCTTGACCGTCAATGCGTAGATAGCAATCCAAGCGAACGAGAACGCGATTTTGTTGACGCTTCTCCGGCACGTAAACTCTATGAAGAGGTTGTTCTTCAGTCGAGGTTCCATCAGCCTCGTCATTTTTAATCATTCGAGACATCGCCAGTTTTAGGCGGATAAAATCGACTGGTTTTGTAACGAAGCCATCCCCACCCGCAAGAACCATATCTTGCTCGCTGTAAAGCGCGGCGTAGGCAGTCACAATGATCACAGATGCACCATTTAACGGAACCCCCACTGCATAATCAGGTGTGTTCTCCCGCTCAATTCCCTTGAGCGCTTGCGTTAATTCGATACCATTGAGGGTTGAGCCCGAGAGCTGGATATCCATCAGAATAATGCTGAACTGCTCGCGCCGCAGAATCTCACAAGCTTCTTTATCCGAACGGGCGCGCACCAACTCGAAGCGCTCGCGCAAGGCAAATTGTGCCACGATAAAGTTATCATCTTCATCCTCAACATAGAGAATTTTCTGGTTTTCTCCCGCTGTTTTCCCGTCGTGGGCACTGGTCTTTGAAGAGGTGGGTAAACGAACAAGAGCCATTGAAGGCGTCTCCTAGTCGGGGTCGCATCGTCTCACATCAATAGTGTACGCACTCATTCTTCCCTTGTACAACTACACTGAAAAATCCAAGGCTAGGACTCACTTTAAATTTTACCTATGATAGCCCCATGAGAGCGCCCAACGATACTGCTGAACCTCCAGCGATGAACCTGATGAGAATCCTTGCATTTGGCTTGGTAATCTTACTGATTATTGGGGGACTCTCTCTTTTGGGCTTTGACCTCTATCGCGGCCTGTCTGAGCGCACCGAAACTGCCCAGCTCAACCTGGAACAAGCACTTCAGAAGACTCAAAGACAAACTTACGTATACGCGAGCATGCTTGCGAAAAATCCGATTATCCAAAGGGGTAGCCATTTCAGGACAACCGGATCACTTTTGCAGCAAATCGTACCCACTCTAAAGCAATCCAAGGTTCACCGCATTACGATCCATGACCGTCAGGGAATTGTTCTCGCTCAAGCACACGACCCAGATAAGTTCAATATCCAAAGCACCGCTTCCGAAATTCAAAAGTCGCTGGAAGGCATCACTTTAACGACCGTTTATTACGAAAAAGATGTTTGGCTTCTGAAAACAATCACACCTATTTTTCATCAGGTCGAGGAGAACATTGTGGTCGGCACAGTCAGTGTTGGCTACATTCTTGGTGATGATTTTGCAGCAAAACTTGCAAGCGATAGCAGCCATCCCGTTTTGCTCACGGACCAAACATCCGTACTGGGAAGCTCGTTCCCCAACAACAAACCTAAGTTGTGGAATTCCTCAGCGAAGCGGTTCAAACATTTAAACGAAAATTATGATGTGGTCGCCATTGCTCTCCAAGACGACCCTGCTGCTTCACTGCGAGCCGTTGTTTTGGTGGACACTCTCTCGCAGCGTCTTACGCTCTACTGGATTACCTTAAGTATTCCGGCCCTTTTAATTGTCCTATTTCGAGAACGAACTCGCGCGCTCAACAAAGAGAAATACTTTGCTGAAAAACGCGCACTGACCCAAGAACGAAAGGCTGCAGCCCTTGTTCAGGAAGAAGTTCATCAACGCCGGCAAACCCAAGCAGCCCTGGAGATAGCCCTAGAACAAGCCAATGAGTCCAACCGCCTGAAAGGTGAGTTTCTATCGACGGTGTCCCATGAGTTAAGAACACCGCTCAATGCCATTATGAATATTCCGAAAGGGCTCTTAAAAGATTATCGAGAACTGGATTGCTGGACTTGCGACCAATGCACCGCGATTTTCGAAGATTCAACTGGCGAGCTCGACAAGAATGAAAAACAGACTTGCCCAGACTGCGGAAGCAATCTTCTATTTTCACAACGGACGTTATGCGACGGTGACTTCGCTGAACATAAGTCGTTCTTAGGCCGTATCGCACGCTCTGGCTCACACTTGCTTCATCTCATTGATGATGTCCTTGATATGTCCCGCCTGGAGGCAGGAGCTGCGAACGTTAAGATTACTGAATTCTCGACCCACGACCTCTGCAATGAACTCTCGGACCTCACGTCCCGGCTGGCCCTAGAAAAAGACATTGAGGTTCAATACCCGAATCCACTTGAAGCCCGGGAGGTCAGAGCCGACTACGTTAAGCTCTTACAGATCCTCGTGAACCTTATTGGCAATGCCATTAAGTTTACCGAGTCCACCGGTAAGATTGAGCTAAGCATCGAGCATAAAAATGATGCAGAAAAAGTGCTCTTTAAGGTAAGCGACAATGGGGTGGGTATCCCTGAAAAAGAGCTTCAGGTTATCTTCGAAAGCTTTCGACAAGTTGATGGTTCCGCCACCCGCACGCATCAAGGCACAGGACTGGGACTTTCCATCAGTAAAGGGTTGGTTGAGCTCCATGGCGGAAAAATCGGTGTTGAGAGCCAACTGGGAAAAGGCAGCACATTTTACTTCACGATTCCTCAGCCATCTACGCCAAGCTAACCGCTGAGTTCACCTAACCTTAATTGCCAGACTCTGCGACAAAATTTATATCCATCAGATAGATTTGAGTGCCGCGCCGACTGCTCTGCCCCTCTAACCACGTAACATCGGGTTCATCCAAAGGCGAAGTGTAGTTGGCCATTAAAAAGCTGTGAGGCCCCGTGCGCCAAATCGCTGGGAATGCCGTGTCACCCGCTCCCGGAATATCCATAATATGGACAACTTGCTTTTGCTCTTGGTCAATCTGGTAAATGGCCGTGCGCTTCGGGCGCAATGAATAATCGATGACATTGGCATCGTCAGGTCCGTAGGGTCCACCAATATCTCTTCGAGCAACGAGATAGAGCGTGTCGCCATGGCGGAACATTTCAGGTGAGTCGTACCGCTCGGGATCACAAATCGCAGGACAAACCCACTCGGTAATATTATCAGCTGGTGCATAGCAAACATGCGATCCATAACCGCTGGCATCCCCATCTTCATTGCGTGTGACCAGCCAAAGAGTCCCGTCTGCAGCAAATTCAAACGCGACCTCGGATACTCCGCCCGTATAAACATTTTCTTTACCGTTTACTTTTTCCCAAGTTAGACCATCCGTCGATTCTTTAAAGTAGACCTCAACGTCGCTGTCCTCTTCATAGTGTCCTCCAGCATAGCTGGTCATAAACAAACGGTCGTTTCGAACTTTTATGTCCCATGGCACTTCAGGTTCCGGGTTAACAGTTTCAAGTTCTGACCAGTCTTGGAAACCATTACGCCAAGTTCTCAGAATGCGCTGTGGTTCAAAAGCCGTCATGATGACACCAGCCTGAAAGAAGAGCAGCTGAAGCTTTCCCTGATAAGAAATTAACCGAGGTTCGCGAAGGTCAGTTCCGATGTCGATGGTATGCTCGAATTCCCAGGTCTTGCCGTCATCACTTGATGACATCACATGCATCTGCGGATCCTCCGAAGCAAAATGCGTGGGACCGGAACGCCAAGACATAAAGAGGCGGCCATCGAAATAACAAATATCTACATTGTTGTTCGACTCCTGCACATCGATTTCAACGGGTATCGTATCAGACGGTACAACCCAGCGAGGTTCTGAGACCTCCAAAGCATAACTTACCGACGTGTCTACAACATAATCAGCTGGGTCGTTGCTCGGAGCATCCCCCAGTGCTGTACAAGCTGCTGAACAAGACAAAAGGGGCAACATCAAGAGGCGAAATAAACGCATGGCAATCTCCAAGTTGACCTGGACCTATCCAAAGCACCTGCCTCGGTCAATCGCTGGGGATACGTCTTAATCAACTTTACGATGGGCACATGTTCACAAAATGGTCGGGCTTTTTAAAAAAACCACTATTCTGGAGGTTTCAGCCGCCGATAAAACGACGCTCATGGAGTTCTAGAAGATTCGCAAAATGGACTGCCTAAATCAGACCAATCAGAATACCCAGATTGCGCCTTAGGTTAAGCCCCCCTGCCTCGCCACTGAGCAACACGAAAATTGGGCCAACCCAGCGCTTAAGCTCATCGGTCATTGCTTTCCATATCCGCTCTGTTAAATAGTTTGAATACAGAGCAGGCCGCGCGCACACCGGGGAACCAACAACCTCACACGTGTCTCGCAAACTTTGATTCTAGGTCGGATTGTAAAAGGATATCGATAACTTATGAAGCTTATAGGAATCTACAATATCAAGGGCGGAGTGGGTAAAACCACAAGCACTGTCAATCTGGCCTGGCTTTCAACCCAACTCGGCGGCAGAAGCCTCGTTTGGGACCTCGATCCCCAAGGCGCCGCGAGCTTTTATTTTCGAATCCAGCCTAAAATTAAAGGTGGTACGAGAAAACTTCTCAAGGGTAAGAAAAATCTATCGGATGTGATTCGTCAGACCGATCACCCCGGGCTTGATCTAGTACCTGCCGATCTCTCTTACCGTAATTTTGATGTTGCGTTGAACAACTCCAAAAAGCCAGGCGAAGTGCTTCGCAAGCTCCTCAAGCCGATACGATCTGATTACGACTACGTATTCTTAGATTGTCCTCCGAGTTTTTCCGTACTCTCAGAAAACGTCTTTATGTCCTGTGATGCGGTGGTTGTCCCCATGATACCCACGACTCTCTCCGTAAGAACTTACGCACAGCTTATCGGCTTTCTAAAAGCGAACGATATGGAAAGCGTGCCGCTTATGCCATTTTTCACAATGGTCGATAGGCGCAAGCGGATGCACACCACCATTCTAGAGGAAATGCCAAAGCGCCGGGAAGAGTTTCTTAGATCCTATGTGCCTTATGCAAGTATCGTTGAACGCATGGGAACAGAACGACGGCCTCTTCACCTCTATGCACAGAACAGCAGTGCTGCCTGCGCCTATACAGACCTCTGGAACAACATCACCCAGCGACTGGCCCAGTAACTCTGGTCTCAGTCTTTTGTCGGTATTTTTTTCGAAATCCCAGATAGAGAATATTGGTCCAAGAGGCTCCCCCTCATCTTGGGTGAGGTCTCAAGCTTATCATCACCGCCACGATCCATACGCCCCATCTTTTGGTAAAGAGGGAATACTTCCCGCTTACGCTCTGCCCTCTCCATCATATTTTTGAGAGAGGAGTGAGGCTCGTCATCTTTCTTGGCAAAGCGATAACCATGTTGGGCCATTTTATAAGCCGCCCTGTTGCGAAACTTATCTAGAGCAGCCGTTGATTTAAACTCCATGAGGCCACCAGGTCCTCTGGCCAGTGTCTCCTGCTCATGAATTATACGGCGTGCTTGCCCTGAATGAAGCTCCGGCTCACTGCCCGAGAGTAGGCCATGGGATAGATATAGCCTGGCTGTATCCGGAGAGTGCACCAAGAGGCGCCTCAAATTGTCGCGGCTCTTGAGATAAGATTGCTCCGGTGCTTGAGACTCAATCTGGTTATCGGGCGTGTAGCTTGAAGGATCCGATGGCATCGATACACGAATCTCCTCATCACCCTCTTGCTCTAAAAGAATCGATGGACCATCAAACCGGCGGCCGCCCAGTTTTCCCACAAGATACAAGTCTGCATTGGCCCCGCCATCCACAACGATACCGTGTTCTAAATCTAAAGCCTTTAGATAAACGGTCGTTCCTTCGGAGTAGATATCTAAATAGTTCAGTGCTCCGTCGTGACGGGTATGATTTCCGAGCTTGTGAACAAGATCTGTCACAACCTCTTCAACCGAGTCGCCTGGATCAAACTCTTTAAGGGTAATACCAACCCCATTGATACTCACACTCTTATAGCTAAAGTTCTCAGCCCCCTCGTCTTTGCCAAAGGTCACCTGCGACTCGACTTGAGCGAACTGACCTGTCGCCTTCACGCCTGTCTCTTTCGATACATCGTTGATTGCTTCAATTCGGCCGTCGAAAGTGTCCGTATAATAGTGCTTGATAGCCACACCATTGATGATCACTGCGTTTTCTGACCAACCACTCTCAAGTTGAATGCGGCCTGTATCGACCGAGCTGCCAGGAGTTCGAGAATGATGAATATTGGATACACCGTTATTGAGTAACGTGATCAACCCTTGATTTTGGTCTGTCGTAGAACCACTGGTTCCCACTGCCAAACGTATCGGTAAATTATTCGTTTTCTCAACGTGAAACCGCGACCCGTTGACCTCCCACTTGGCACGCACATTGTTAACCGTATTCATATCGGTAGCTAATTGCGTAAGTAGATCTGACTTGGATGTATAAGAACCCGAAGTGGAAAGCGTGACTTCCGTTTCGTCAACGAAGATCCGCATTCCGTTGGTAATATCCGAACTTGAGAAGCCATGAGCTGAACTTGCACTCGGTATCCTGTTTGCAAATCGAGATGAGCGTGAGCCGCTTATTTCTCCGTCTTTCACCTGAACCCAACCAGCACGGCCACGGGGTGAAGCCGTAGACCGAGGCTTATCTAGGTCGATAACATGTGTTTGAAGTGATTCAGCTTTGCGCGCAGGCGTGGGTAAATTTGCTCCTTGGCGCAGAGACGCGCTTGAATAGCCCAGTGATATTATTCGCGTCTTCATTATCTGCCCACGCAGCTATATTTGCCCCAAACGGCAACATCTCTATGATTTTATTATAGATTCTAAAGTGTCGATCGCACCAGAGAAAAGCACTTAGATTGATGAGTCGTTATCCTACACTCGTACCCAACATCTTACCGGTTAATGGGTTTCAAAAAGAACCGGCATCGCTTGAGCACCTTCTGCATTTTCCTCCCAGATTGCAGTAAGTTCCTGCTCTGTTGCTCTCACTCCAAGGGACCAAGATGCCCTGCGATCGCGGCTGGCTCCCTCGTACTCATCCTCCCCAACTGGGATCTCTTCGGACCAGCCATCTATCCAATACCCGACGAAGGCACTGCCCTGGCCCTCGCGGTAAATCACGTAAATCCCTGCCCTAAATGGAAGGTGCCGCATGACTTCAAGAGAGGACTCGTTGGGCGACTCTCCTACCAACATTGAAAAAAGATGGCGTGAAGCATCGCAATTCATAGTGCGGTCAGGACCAAGGTTATCGTGAATCGTTAATTTAAAATCACCTTCAGCATAACTGGCTAAGGGTGTTCCGAGGCGTTCACCGGGAAAAAACTGGCTCGCTGACGCATCGTCAGACGCTGTCTCTTGAACGGGTACCGAGTTCTCCCAAGGATCTTGAAAAGTATTACCCTCAATGCCAACAACAATCGGCATCTCTTGAGAGAGCTCTCCAATATCTTGATGCGTGGGTTGCTCAAACTCTTCCACCAAACTATCCGGAAGCTCTTCCGGTAACTCGCCTGGCGATCCCATACGAATAAATGGAATGCCATCTCCCATTTGAAATCCGTGTTCGGCAAAGACCTGGGCAACATCACTTTTTTCGTGAACCTGATGAGACATACCAATCTGCACAAATGCGTCATAGTCCACGACCGCGTCGCCATAAGCCAGCCGGTACAAATAAGTAATGTAAAAAAGGTCGGGGACCGCCTGCCACATGACTCTTTGATGCAGTTCCGCGTCACTCTCCAATAAGAGGTTACTCGTCTCTATGGCCAGGTTAAAAGTAACGATGAAACGCATTCGGTCGACGTGGCCAAAGTAATTAAACACGAACTGCGCCCACTCGTAGGCACTCCACCGCTGACCGTTATCAAAGCGTTCTAAATAGTGAAGGGTTAAATCTTCCACCACCCAATCAAGTGCTTCATGACGACCAAACGTTGCATTAAAACGCTGCTTCACCAGTTCGTCGCGAATCGCAGCATATTTAATGATCAACTCCTCGTGAGGAATATGGTCA includes:
- a CDS encoding phosphoribosylformylglycinamidine synthase, whose protein sequence is NAQLSFDVSENIVAPLINTGARPRMAILREQGVNGQNEMAAAFHKAGFESVDVHMSDILSGAVTLEDFKGLVACGGFSYGDVLGAGEGWAKSILFHQQTRERFTKFFERSDTFSLGVCNGCQMMSNLKTIIPGAEQWPRFVRNQSEQFEARAVMVEILESSSIFLQGMNGSKLPIAVAHGEGRAEIPEGSNPSSLFEKSLVTMRYVDNRGQSTQMYPLNPNGSPMGITGLSSSDGRAMVMMPHPERVYRTVQNSWHPDAWGEDSPWLRMFQNARKWVG
- a CDS encoding PilZ domain-containing protein, yielding MAKWTGSERRISARIRRKVACKVNVGALVMVGQTQDISSGGVRFEAELDAETLKSADGAHGNVTLLLDRKELVLRARVIWVEGTLIALAFKDGIRSDEGKALKEFLDSEVAPDL
- a CDS encoding saccharopine dehydrogenase; translation: MKTIVLGAGLVGGPMSLDLEQDPSLKVTVADLNEAALRSLKEQAPNLQTEVVDLSQTKNVKSLIQDYDLVLNAVPGFMGYQTLKAIIESGKNVVDIAFCPENTLELDELAKKNNVTAIVDCGVAPGMSNILTGYVYYQMDKTDVALTYVGGLPKVRSWPYEYKAVFSPIDVIEEYTRPARYVENGQHVVRPALSDAELLNFPGIGTLEAFNSDGLRTLADTLDVPNMKEKTLRYIGHIEKMAVLRDSGFFGTEEIQVGDVSIRPMDLTSKLLFKSWKLEKGEADVTVMQVIVEGTQNGKQLRYTYDLLDEYDAKTSVHSMARTTGYTATMALRLLSRGLYSEKGIIAPEFIGKDKACVDFMLAGLAERGVHYKETIDEI
- a CDS encoding response regulator — its product is MALVRLPTSSKTSAHDGKTAGENQKILYVEDEDDNFIVAQFALRERFELVRARSDKEACEILRREQFSIILMDIQLSGSTLNGIELTQALKGIERENTPDYAVGVPLNGASVIIVTAYAALYSEQDMVLAGGDGFVTKPVDFIRLKLAMSRMIKNDEADGTSTEEQPLHRVYVPEKRQQNRVLVRLDCYLRIDGQEHAAQISDVSSAGARVRLTGNIPIEQVSPGVLCQITFATAWGFVESEARVMWVREEKQVELGVSFEKMTEAIQKILLRELDALREKES
- a CDS encoding exo-alpha-sialidase; translated protein: MRLFRLLMLPLLSCSAACTALGDAPSNDPADYVVDTSVSYALEVSEPRWVVPSDTIPVEIDVQESNNNVDICYFDGRLFMSWRSGPTHFASEDPQMHVMSSSDDGKTWEFEHTIDIGTDLREPRLISYQGKLQLLFFQAGVIMTAFEPQRILRTWRNGFQDWSELETVNPEPEVPWDIKVRNDRLFMTSYAGGHYEEDSDVEVYFKESTDGLTWEKVNGKENVYTGGVSEVAFEFAADGTLWLVTRNEDGDASGYGSHVCYAPADNITEWVCPAICDPERYDSPEMFRHGDTLYLVARRDIGGPYGPDDANVIDYSLRPKRTAIYQIDQEQKQVVHIMDIPGAGDTAFPAIWRTGPHSFLMANYTSPLDEPDVTWLEGQSSRRGTQIYLMDINFVAESGN
- a CDS encoding ParA family protein yields the protein MKLIGIYNIKGGVGKTTSTVNLAWLSTQLGGRSLVWDLDPQGAASFYFRIQPKIKGGTRKLLKGKKNLSDVIRQTDHPGLDLVPADLSYRNFDVALNNSKKPGEVLRKLLKPIRSDYDYVFLDCPPSFSVLSENVFMSCDAVVVPMIPTTLSVRTYAQLIGFLKANDMESVPLMPFFTMVDRRKRMHTTILEEMPKRREEFLRSYVPYASIVERMGTERRPLHLYAQNSSAACAYTDLWNNITQRLAQ